The genomic window GACCGTGACCGGCTTCAGCTCTATCTGGATGCTCTGCTGGCTTCCGTGCGAAGGCTCTCCGACAGTTTGCCTACTTCGTAGCTTGCATCTGGTGGCCTTTTATATTAATTCTTCTTTCATTTGGGCGTGTTTGTGTTGTGGCCCCAACAATTTTCTTTTATGACGCTGGTTGAGAAATGGTTGTACGGAcgtttgctttatctataaagtgggcgaaagcctgtttcgaggATAGATGGAATTGCGAAGATAGGACCATTGCAGACATACACGAACGAAAAATGGACATAGCACTGCACTGAATATATCTTGAAATATACAAACCCACATGATTTGGTAAGAAACTGCAAATACAAGAAACCTGAATTCACAAGAACAAAATGGTAAAACTAGCTCATCGAGGCTTGTGTGTGTGGGTTGGGGTGGTGTAGGGTGGGCATTATTGCAAAGAAACATATATAGGTGTAGGACAAAACGAAAACACGAACAAATCAAGCATGCCTCCATCAGGGAACTGTTTGGTCAAGGCTTGGATGGAGCTGAAAGCCAAGTAGAATTGAGTTGAATATTTGATATTTCTTGGAGGAAGGCGTCGGCGTGCTCCTCCCTCGCACATTTGGCCATGACGTTGTGCTCGTCCTTGCAGGGCACGCATACCGCGCAGAAGGGCAGCCCAATCCTCTGTCGCCGGTagctcagagcatctccaacagccgcgctaaagtgccgcgcgcaaaaaacctgtTAGCGCGCGCGCTACGGCTGGTTTTGCGCGCCCGCCTACGCTGGTTCCAGCAGCCGCGCTGAAATGCAGCGCGCGCGtgccgctccagcagcgcgctaaaatgcagcgcgcgcgactaGAAATGTATGCATTTTTAAaagttaatttttttaaaaaaactagatagattgcatagattaaacgatacaaaggtattttacatcCGAAACATAGATTGCATAAAATAAAAACGACAAACATAAACATAGATTGCATTAACAAAAAAAACTACTCTAAGTCGCTATCATCATCACCACTATCATCCTCGGCGGTGTCATCCGAGGTAGATAGCCAGATGTCCAGCCACCGCTCATCGTTCGGCGTGAAGAACAACCGCCCACCTGCTGCAACGAGGTCGGACTGCGCATTTGCCAAcgccttccgccgacgcctgtccAACCGCGACGCGCGGCGCCTTTGCGTGTCCTcctcgcggcgccttgcccagtaggcttgctcgtaggcgacgtcctccgggtggcgctggCGCCAGTCCGCCATGACCCTCTCGTCCtcctgggcgacgaggaggcagcgttgccgctcggcgtgctccgcacggtcttCCGCCGTGTTCAGACGAGGCAGAGGGGCGAGGTTGAGCGCTTGCTCGAGCGTGTACACATCTTGGAAGTTCATCTGGCTGCGCGGCCggcctaggcgccacgccgccgcgtcgtacgcgcgggcggcctgtCGCGCCGTCCCGTACGTGTCGAGGGcgagccggagttcgccggagcgtATCTCCGCGGTGTAGCTGCCGTTGGGCCgcaggcggacgccgcggtagccggacgctcctcggcggcgcggcggcatggcggcgcgtcggtggcggggcgctggagcggcgcgtggcagagagggagagggagaggggaagagatGTGTGTGGAGAAGGCGCGTGGCGCGCGCAGCTTTTATAGGCGCGCGTGAAGCGGCGCGCCAAATCTTGCGCGCGAGCTGGCGCCTTTTCGCGCGCGCGCAAACGGTTCCCGCGCGCGCTTGTTTCCCGCGGCCGCTGGAGCGCGGCAAACCGCCCCACGCGCGCTAAAAGCTGCGTTTACCGCGCGCGCGCGTCGTTTGGGGCGACTGTTGGAGATGCTGTCGTCCTTGCGGAAGATTGTATCCATGCTGGCGCTGCAACTCATCCATGATGGACTGGTCGGGCATCGGAACCTTGGCACGGTGGATCATTTTCACCAGGTCTACGACGACTCCGTTTGTCACCATGCCACTGGTCGCCGCAACCAGGTGTATGGTGACACAGTTGCCGTAATAGCCCTTCTTGGCCGACGCATACTTGCGTGCATCAGCCGTGAAAGAGAGCATGACGAGGCTGTCCGGGTCGGACCGGATTGCACGGGTCCGGCACCGCCATAGCACCGCGGCCACTGCCTCGAACACCGTGCATGGCCCATCATTGCTACTCATGGAGTACCTGCGTCTGATGCCATCGATTAAGCTAGATGGTCGAGTGATGTTCTGGGACGCCCTCGGGAATGGTTGGAGGGTAGCCGCAATCCGCGCACAGTTTGCGACGGATGCAGGCAGATCGAACATGAGCGAGTCGGCCGATCTGACCGGGACGACGGACGGCGATGGCAGCCCGCGGGCAAGCTCGCCGACCGCCCGGAAAAACTGAGCGAGCCCAATGCCATCGCAGAGTTGGTGGTTCCATGTTAGCCCCACGATACACCCGCCGCAAGAGAAGACCGTCACCTGCATCAGCATCAAAGGCTCCGAGTGGCTGAAACCAACTGCCGGGTAGTAGAGCGCGAGCTCTTCTTGCAGCGATGAGTCACACAGGTCCGCCACGTCCTTGATGGCGCAGTTCGCAGACGCTGCAACGAACGACACGCCCTCGCCAGTGCATTTGATGACGACGTCGCCGGAGGTGGCTCCGGTGGCAAGGCGGCCAGCGATAGGGTAGTAGTGGACTAGTGCTTGCGAGAGCCCTCTTCTTATGATCTCGGCAGGCTCCTGGATGGGATGCTCGTACACACagaacaccgtctccaccatagggACTACTTTGTCGTAGGTGGAGAGGGCGATCTCGCTGCCGGTCGCAGTGACCGGCTCGGATGGCTGGACGACCACCAACGGGTACTTATTGATCACCACGCTGCTCATACTGTTCTTTTTTGCTGTTTCGAAAGTTGTAGTGCGTAGTTACTGTATTGAGAGTAGTAGGCATCCAAGTCCCAACTAGCTAGGTTTATATACGAGGGAAAGAGAATTTAAAAGCTACTCGTGTTTTGAGTAGTTAGTGATATGTATAAACTCGCTAATTATATAGTGCCAGCATGATGCTCACGCTCACATCAATTAAAATGATAAGCGTGATTATAACTGGATAATGGTGTAATACATCATCATTGGAAGGTAGAATCTCTAGCATGATAAGCGTGGTAATATTGTCAGCGAGCAGCGGATGCTCTAGCCCAGAGAAGTCAGAGCTCTGATCAATTGCTTGTTAGCTCGTGCCTCGGGGTAAGACTCGAGAGTCAACACCCCAACTAGCTAGGTTTATATATGAGGGAAAGAGAATTTAAAAGCTACTCGTGTTTTGCGTAGTTAAGTAATATACAAActcatgtggttggatggttagagtccatcagggttcaagtcaTGTTGTTCGCATTTATTCTTAGATTATTTCAGGATTTTCAGCGATGTGTTTTCAGTGGAAGGAGACATTTCGGTCGACGAAGAGGagtctacggtgacttcgtaaatttcaagataataTGTTGACTCaatctttcgaaggtgctcatagggatatggTATGCGTGTTTGCGtttatagaggtgagtgtatgcgcatgtatatgagcgcttgcatctgaaCAGTGTTTAAGAAAAATATAGTGCTTAAAAACTTGCTAATTATATAGTGCCAGCATGATCCTGGCGCTCACATTAATTGAAATATGTCTGTTAGTTCTCGATCAAGGACATCACCCATCTCAATTTTCTAAGAGAACACGCaatcccctaaaaaaagagagaaCGCCGCAATgcaatctctctctctttttttttagaaACTGCAATATCTCTCATAGGATGCGGTCCTTGCCTTTGTGACATTAAAAATAAGCTCGTGTTACGTTCTCCATCGCTCGTGGACAGCACAATTAAGCATCCTTAATTCTCTGTAAGAGAAGTTTTGCATAGACATTAAAATGAGCTCGCGTCACATTTCTTGTTCTATACAAACTTGTTATATAttcctttttttttgaaaaggggcgctttattacttaaaagatttaagtattacacccggcctctgcattacTAAGACCTTAGAAAATATGTTCTGGATAGTCTGTATGTCGATGGACTAGGAGGCTCACTTCCCACTGGTCACCCTCTCTTCGCGCCTTAGCATTGGATCGGATCACACTCCTCTTGTGGTGGACGGTGGCGTTAGGGCCACACTACCACCTTCTCGATTCCATTTTGAAACTAGTTGGCTTCTTAATGAGGCTTTCAAACCCCTTGTAGTAGGCAAATGGGTTGCGCTCGAAAGTAATTGCATCAGGTCCTTTGGCACTCTAGACGATTGGAGATTTTGTTCCCAGAAGCTGCGCCAATTCCTTCGCGGATGGAGTGCTAACTGTCAGGCAGAGGCTCTCCGCACTAAAGCCTCTCTCTCCTCCCAGATCAAAACTATCTACTCCTTGGCTGATTCTTCGGGCCTGGACTCTGCCGGTTGGGAAAACCGTTACTCTCTTGAGTCCCAATTAGTCAATCTTCACTATGCGGATGAGGTGTATTGGCAACGGCGATGTAACATCATGTGGACCCTGAAAGGGGATGCCAACACTGCATATTTCCAGGCCATTGCCAATGGCCGGCGTCGTCGTGCAAACATTTCTACCCTGATTATTAATGGCTTGCTGTATTCAGATATATAGACCATCTCGAGTCACATTTATGACTTTTATTCCACTCTCCTTGGTGGGCGCCCGGACCCTGGTATTAGTTTGGCATCAAATGCTTGGTCAAGGGATCAATGTGTCTCTGAGGCTGAAAACTGCTTTCTCAGGTCTTCCTTGTCGTGTGAGGAGATTGACGCTGCGGTGGCTACAGCGAAGTCCTCTTCGGCCCCTGGCCCGAACGTGTTATCAATTCCCTTCTTCAAAGCCTTCTGGCCTTCCATTAAAACCCTAATGTACCGCATCTTCCAGGGCTTTTCCCTTGGCACGATTGACATATCTCGGCTGAACTGTGCCACCCTCGCTCTTCTGCCTAAGGTCAAAGGGGCAGACAACATTAAGCTCTTTCGATCCATTGCTCTTATTAATAATATTGCAAAATTCCCCTCTAAAGTGTATGCTTCCAGACTTTCCCCGGTTGCCCACAAGATTATTAGCCCTACTCAAACTGCGTTCATCAAGGGTCGGTTCATCCTGGACGGGATTGTGGTCCTGCATGAGCTTCTGCATGACATCCATAGGTtgggcaagcaagttgttgttcttAAGCTTGACTTTGAGAAGGCATATGATTGTGTGCGCTGGTCCTTCCTTCAAGAGGTCCTCCTTGACAGGGGCTTTGACAGCTCCTTTGTCATGCGGGTCATGCAACTTGTCTCTGGCGGCCACATAGCCATCACGATTAACGGGGTGGTTGGCCCTTTAAAAACGGCCGGGGCCTCAGGCAAGGTGACCCCAGCTCTCCTCTCCTTTTCAACTTTGTCGCTGACGCCCTTGCCAAAATGTTGGACTCTGCGGCGGCCAATGGCCATTAAGAACATGGCCACCCATCTTTATCCAAATGGCATTTCCCATcttcaatatgcggacgacacgATTATCCTGATCGAGAAAGACGATCTTCAGTTGGCAAACCTAAAATTCATTCTTCTTTGCTTTGAATCCTTATCTGGGCTCAAGATCAATTTTAGCAAAAGCGAGGCTTTTGTCCTCGGTTGTGATAGTCTTGAACAACAACGAGTTGCCAACCTTCTTAACTGCTCCCTGGGCATGTTCCCAACCACCTACCTGGGCGTTCCTATCTCTCCAAGACAGCTCAAGGCGGAAACCTTTCGACCTCTTGAAAAGAAAGTGGGTGGACAGGTAGCACCTTGGAGGGGCCATTATCAATCCACTACTGGCAAGGTAGTTCTTACCAACTCCAGCCTTCCGTCTCTCTTGACCTTCATTATGGGCTTTTATAGCCTTTTCACCAGTAACAATGCCTCCTTTGACAAAGACCGCAGTGCCTTCTTCTGGAACACTGCTGATAACAAGAAAAAATACATAATGGTGAAATGGAAACTGATGTGCTACCCCAAAAAGCTTGGTGGGCTTGGTATCATCAACACCTCTGTCATGAATCAATGTCTTATTATGAAATGGTGGTGGCGCCTCTACTCTGAACCTCCTAACTCAGTTTGGATCAAGATCATGAAGGCCAAATACTTCCCTAACTGCCCTGCGCTGATGTCGTTTGTCAGGTCCGGGTCGAAATTTTGGACATCTTTGATCAAGCTTCGTGACACCTTTAGAAGCTTGGTTCGTTTCAAGGTAGGGGATGGGGCCTCTACCCGCTTTTGGCTTGATTGGTGGACCGGCATTGGTCCCCTTGCGGAGTCTTTCCCAGGGCTCTTTGCGTATGTTTCGGATCTGAATGCCTCGGTAGCCTCTCTGGCAGTTGCGGATTGGGACTTTGCCTTTCGCCGGACTTTGACTCCTGAAGAGTTGACCTCTTGGCAAGGACTTATTGCCTTGATACCCCCGCTCTCGGAGTCCCCCGATGTGTTGGTCTGGCCTCACTCTGCTTTTGGCCGCTTTGATCAAATCCTTCTATAACAAACTTATCCCCGGCAGGCCTGATGACCGCTTCAAAGGGCCGTGGCAAGCCCGAATTCCCCTTAAGATAAGGATTTTCCTTTGGCAGGCTATTAGACGCAAACTTCCTGCTAGTGACCAGATTATTAAACGGCATGGCAGCGCTAACCCGACTTTCATTCTTTGTGGAGTGGTGGAAGACACGAAACACATTCTCTTCAAGTGCTCCTTGGCTCAGTTCGGTTGGAGTTGCGTCCGCTCCTGGCTTACTTGCACTTGGAATCCACAAGGCTTTAACGACTTGTTCGATCTCTCCCGCAACCTGTCGGGGCAAGGGCGCATGATCTTTTGGGTGTTCTTTGCGGCATTAAGCTGGAGTTTATGGACAACTAGGAATAAATTTACTACTGAGCATGTTTTTTCTAACAAACCCTCTGATTGTCTGTCTAAAATGGTTGCATTCTTACAACTGTGGGCGCCTCTGTTTAAAGCTTGCGACGTGGATGCTTTCAACTCGCTCATTTTCATGATCCGTGCTACCGCCATTAGCCTTGGTCATCATGTCGTGCCTCCCGAAGCTCCTCCAGTTCAGTAATGCCTAATGCTTTCTTGCTTTCCTGGCCTGCCTGCGTGCCTTTTGCCCTAGTGACTGTCCCGTACTTTGCACCCCTGCTTGATTGCCTTTCTTTTAATCCCTATCTGCAAACTTTGGTCATGTTTGGTATTCATGGTGattggctttatttataaagtcgggcgtcAGGCCATTTCTCCAAAAAAAAAGTGCAATGATTTTAATTAAGATGTATCAACGTTAAAATGATTTTGCGTTATATTTGACAGTGCATGCATACAAATCCTTTTCTTTAAGAAAACGTGCAATGATTCTAATGAAGGTCACGAACCAATCTGTAATTGCATAGTTAGGAGGACAATAATATCCCATACCCACCAGGTTCGTAGACTTGACACCG from Triticum aestivum cultivar Chinese Spring chromosome 3B, IWGSC CS RefSeq v2.1, whole genome shotgun sequence includes these protein-coding regions:
- the LOC123067449 gene encoding acyl transferase 15-like — translated: MSSVVINKYPLVVVQPSEPVTATGSEIALSTYDKVVPMVETVFCVYEHPIQEPAEIIRRGLSQALVHYYPIAGRLATGATSGDVVIKCTGEGVSFVAASANCAIKDVADLCDSSLQEELALYYPAVGFSHSEPLMLMQVTVFSCGGCIVGLTWNHQLCDGIGLAQFFRAVGELARGLPSPSVVPVRSADSLMFDLPASVANCARIAATLQPFPRASQNITRPSSLIDGIRRRYSMSSNDGPCTVFEAVAAVLWRCRTRAIRSDPDSLVMLSFTADARKYASAKKGYYGNCVTIHLVAATSGMVTNGVVVDLVKMIHRAKVPMPDQSIMDELQRQHGYNLPQGRQHLQQSPQTTRARGKRSF